One segment of Polypterus senegalus isolate Bchr_013 chromosome 8, ASM1683550v1, whole genome shotgun sequence DNA contains the following:
- the LOC120534349 gene encoding interferon-induced very large GTPase 1-like, translating to METNQLNSDQLTCPVCLEFLQDPASLPCGHNYCMKCIQEYWHQTEVYNCPQCRQTFPSIPGLAKNILLANLVESVKQAGLSGSPPDEYAYAVTVRARKENVLESKNENEENPQKQATKRETTWKIKENSEPKKEEKNGFAIKKVTEGAEDDRRNEVMMETNLEQHAGMKDGENDDYMKEKQHECIPEKNGTNKQTENHEQKEMTESKCMTEHGNDQKAIRTESAREMNGKEVKSVKEKEFISLLEKLGLKEPYKKAMCKTDAIVIKQMSLCEIQPKNNKDLPYFYLERLIMMDYRMRYLFCQEIDSSTSNERQKKGEVDLSLDDFFSDNCEDKEEVDTHQSGHIHPMDLQMALLHCSDDFLKQYLYSKLYLCQYALPFLVPDPCSSNIEFPLWAFRQIKIGCKDTNTQSSKVSSVVQTDMPLVSFIRLGSSLVSKSHIMNMVLNRQKHNTFFHRHCKGSRRDNVLIDGMVEIAWFSSGGRKDDVFEDCIAFTNLHGDARQYDKQVNFLLEISAVNVVFISDSGLKEQDKVFLKKFFDSPQPLICLHADKEIIKGSRSGQKFRIGLKNRNEAELTEEIIAILRYCLSISKKTIRIEACSDIAMQHGFVVDEDNKDCREGRALAEAIVCLVKDKSLLERKEAFLPLQGHMWHKWCQEDKELYRLKQKGNKSIEQYRSEIEGRKKRIREEQLWRAFPLNDLMKNLIDILHSHSKPIKMYFLQWLKVFLDELLADSVPELQQQYHKTWLQMQTLQNKLSLPSEISELQSVLDELSNQISDCIFDLKHILREMGQLFEASQTVKTIDGNCIASLPGIASELLISGHPLELMDGDAAHVPVKWICSVLDKVQEKLGDVRLFVLSVLGLQSSGKSTLLNAMFGLQFDVSAGRCTRGAFMQLIKVDDDIQAEIKYDYILVVDTEGLRATELSYKKSLSHDNELATFVMGLGNMTVINIFGENPSEIQDILQISVQAFLRMKQVNLSPSCLFVHQNVEENGAKDKNMEARRRLQEKLDEMTRAAAEEEECNVKCFSDVIRFDVNTQTHYFAHLWEGNPPMAPPNPSYSQNVQDLKRVILNAAVPQESQQIPKVSDFKLRVQDLWTALLSENFVFSFRNSFEISTYHRLEVKYCEWTWALRCYVLELENKLVNEIENNSKTKTEINKEVNQTYNRVKEDIEKYFKHERNLEILVQWKANIEIKYEQLRDQLIEELNRKCQILIQAKKSCKRVDENSTRREQNLLKQSKDLAEKLRTKNPSETVMQEEFEKLWEEWEKETARDFTPPPEVDIAGDIEAILLSHFKRHPYVCDKVQNRKAMEETLDTPSSYNPLELATMFMVYIKQKWNVFNARKPKHTKTKMSKGLLLEDYKQTESITNKITEAVMNYIHEKEKEKVDYSPSHMHGVLSIISNDLEASSSQIPTIQYKEEYRFDLSLHLCEVATLRFTKMHRAFRAANDPLLYLKSMKDTYYKMFKTLCRGASSVTIFVDFLSSKLEAALHQAVLDQVCIDIANEMRQNCLPLKESKINLEYHLLKDMAEKEDFSRFWEYIKAPKYFFKNYIKTCVYNYCMDNKLIKSLSEKRLEELKSVVLTAISKATTTALKSLKNIKNPQKSKLSKWLDVFCEELEKCLKLPRNTLTHMEDEEISDMDLLQESLTKALATSVENISKKFASAALVDLRNAKQQPEDSLFALLSGCWEQCPFCGAICTNSIEGHSGDHSVPFHRPEGVNGGQWYKTDHFVIDICTSSVASDCSIVLSDTHHVPYKQYRKAGPKYERWRIVPDDSELKYWKWFVCRFQKELEDKYQRKFEGRGKIPYQWKQIKKTEIFVEL from the coding sequence gtaagagcaagaaaagaaaatgttctagaatcaaaaaatgaaaatgaggaaAACCCACAGAAGCAGGCTACAAAAAGAGAGACCACAtggaaaatcaaagaaaacagtGAAcccaaaaaggaagaaaagaatggCTTTGCAATCAAAAAAGTGACAGAAGGTGCAGAGGATGATAGAAGAAATGAGGTAATGATGGAAACAAACTTAGAGCAGCATGCAGGTATGAAAGATGGAGAGAATGATGACTATATGAAGGAAAAACAACACGAATGCATTCCGGAGAAAAAtggaacaaataaacaaactgaaaaccATGAGCAGAAGGAAATGACAGAAAGTAAATGTATGACTGAGCATGGAAATGACCAGAAGGCGATACGAACAGAAAGTGCAAGAGAAATGAATGGCAAGGAGGTAAAGAGTGTGAAGGAGAAAGAATTCATCAGTTTGCTTGAAAAGCTGGGCCTCAAGGAACCCTATAAAAAAGCAATGTGTAAAACAGATGCAATTGTTATTAAGCAAATGTCTCTTTGTGAAATTCAGCCAAAGAATAACAAGGATCTGCCTTATTTCTATCTGGAAAGACTCATTATGATGGATTACAGAATGAGATATTTATTTTGTCAGGAAATTGACTCATCTACTTCAAATGAGAGACAGAAGAAAGGTGAGGTGGATTTATCACTTGATGACTTCTTTAGTGACAACTGTGAGGATAAAGAAGAGGTGGATACACATCAGTCAGGACACATCCATCCCATGGATCTCCAGATGGCTCTTCTCCACTGTTCTGATGACTTCCTGAAGCAGTATCTCTACTCCAAGCTCTATCTCTGCCAGTATGCTCTTCCCTTTTTGGTTCCTGATCCTTGCAGCTCAAACATTGAATTTCCTTTGTGGGCTTTTCGTCAAATTAAGATTGGCTGCAAAGATACAAACACACAGAGCAGTAAAGTGAGTTCTGTGGTTCAGACAGACATGCCGCTGGTATCTTTTATAAGACTTGGCTCATCATTAGTGTCTAAATCTCATATCATGAACATGGTCCTGAACAGACAGAAGCACAACACCTTCTTCCATCGACACTGCAAAGGCAGCAGGCGAGACAATGTGCTGATAGATGGTATGGTGGAGATTGCCTGGTTCAGCTCTGGTGGCAGGAAGGATGATGTCTTTGAAGACTGCATTGCATTCACCAACCTACATGGAGATGCCAGGCAATATGACAAGCAGGTCAATTTCTTACTTGAGATTTCTGCTGTCAATGTGGTTTTCATATCAGATTCAGGACTGAAAGAACAGGATAAAGTATTCCTGAAGAAGTTCTTTGATTCACCACAACCACTAATTTGTCTTCATGctgataaagaaataattaaagggAGTAGATCAGGGCAAAAATTTAGAATAGGATTGAAGAATAGGAATGAAGCAGAACTTACAGAGGAGATCATCGCCATCCTCAGATATTGTCTGTCCATATCAAAGAAGACAATCCGAATAGAAGCATGTTCAGATATTGCAATGCAACATGGCTTTGTTGTTGATGAAGACAATAAAGACTGTAGAGAAGGAAGAGCCCTGGCAGAGGCCATTGTGTGTCTGGTTAAAGACAAGAGCTTACTAGAAAGGAAGGAGGCATTTCTGCCACTTCAAGGTCATATGTGGCACAAGTGGTGTCAGGAAGACAAAGAGCTTTACCGCttaaaacagaaaggaaataaaAGCATTGAACAGTACAGGAGTGAGATTGAGGGTAGAAAGAAGAGGATAAGGGAAGAGCAATTATGGAGAGCTTTCCCACTAAATGATCTCATGAAAAATCTGATTGATATCCTGCATTCACATTCAAAacctattaaaatgtattttctccaATGGCTGAAGGTCTTCCTGGATGAACTACTAGCAGATTCAGTTCCTGAACTTCAGCAGCAATACCACAAGACTTGGTTACAAATGCAGACACTACAAAATAAATTAAGCTTACCCAGTGAGATTAGTGAACTTCAGTCTGTATTGGATGAGTTGTCAAATCAAATCAGTGACTGTATCTTTGATCTCAAACACATCTTGAGAGAAATGGGGCAACTTTTTGAAGCCTCTCAGACAGTGAAAACAATTGATGGTAACTGCATTGCATCACTTCCTGGAATTGCATCTGAGCTCCTTATATCTGGTCATCCTCTGGAACTCATGGATGGAGATGCTGCCCATGTACCTGTGAAGTGGATTTGCTCAGTTTTGGATAAAGTGCAGGAGAAGCTAGGTGATGTGAGGCTTTTTGTATTGTCCGTACTTGGCCTTCAGAGCAGTGGCAAATCCACTTTACTGAATGCCATGTTTGGCCTGCAATTTGATGTGAGTGCAGGGAGGTGCACCAGAGGGGCCTTCATGCAGTTAATTAAAGTGGATGATGACATTCAAGCAGAGATAAAATATGATTATATTCTTGTTGTTGACACAGAGGGTTTGAGAGCAACAGAGCTGTCATACAAGAAATCATTAAGCCATGATAATGAGTTGGCTACATTTGTTATGGGTCTAGGCAACATGACTGTAATTAACATCTTTGGAGAAAATCCCTCAGAGATTCAAGACATTCTTCAGATTTCTGTTCAGGCTTTTTTAAGAATGAAGCAAGTGAATCTTTCTCCAAGCTGCCTCTTTGTCCATCAGAATGTTGAAGAGAATGGGGCTAAGGATAAAAATATGGAGGCTAGACGCCGACTGCAGGAGAAACTGGATGAGATGACTCGAGCTGCTGCAGAAGAGGAGGAGTGCAATGTAAAATGCTTCAGTGATGTCATCAGATTTGACGTAAACACACAAACTCATTACTTTGCTCATCTGTGGGAAGGCAACCCACCAATGGCTCCTCCTAATCCGAGTTACAGTCAGAATGTCCAGGACCTCAAAAGAGTCATTCTTAATGCAGCCGTGCCACAAGAGAGTCAACAGATCCCAAAggtttctgattttaaattgCGTGTCCAGGACCTCTGGACAGCTCTGCTCAGTgaaaattttgttttcagttttagaaACTCATTTGAGATTTCAACATATCATAGGCTGGAAGTGAAATACTGTGAATGGACCTGGGCACTGAGATGTTATGTACTAGAACTGGAGAATAAACTTGTCaatgaaatagaaaataattctaaaaccaaaacagaaattaataaaGAGGTTAATCAGACATATAACAGAGTGAAAGAGGACATTGAGAAATATTTCAAACATGAGAGAAACCTGGAAATACTTGTTCAATGGAAAGCCAACATAGAGATAAAATATGAACAACTGAGGGATCAGCTCATTGAGgaattgaacagaaaatgtcagatATTAATACAGGCAAAGAAAAGCTGCAAGAGGGTGGATGAGAATAGTACCAGACGTGAGCAGAATCTGTTGAAGCAAAGTAAAGATTTGGCAGAAAAACTGAGAACCAAAAACCCTAGTGAAACAGTGATGCAGGAGGAATTTGAAAAACTTTGGGAAGAATGGGAGAAAGAAACTGCCAGAGACTTCACTCCTCCTCCTGAGGTTGATATTGCAGGTGACATAGAGGCCATCCTTCTTAGCCATTTTAAACGCCATCCTTATGTATGTGATaaagttcaaaacagaaaagcAATGGAAGAGACTCTTGACACCCCTTCAAGTTATAATCCTCTTGAATTAGCAACAATGTTTATGGTTTACATTAAACAAAAGTGGAATGTTTTCAATGCTAGGAAACCAAAGCACACGAAGACAAAAATGTCTAAAGGTTTACTTTTAGAAGACTACAAGCAGACAGAAAGTATAACAAATAAAATCACAGAGGCAGTTATGAATTACATACatgaaaaagagaaggagaaagtTGATTACAGTCCAAGCCACATGCATGGAGTTTTATCCATTATATCCAATGACTTAGAAGCTTCCAGTTCACAAATTCCAACAATCCAGTATAAAGAGGAGTACAGGTTTGATTTATCTCTTCATTTATGTGAAGTGGCAACCTTAAGGTTCACAAAAATGCATCGAGCGTTCCGTGCAGCCAATGACCCACTTCTCTACCTAAAGAGCATGAAGGACACTTACTACAAAATGTTTAAGACTCTCTGTAGAGGAGCGTCGTCTGTCACTATATTTGTTGACTTTCTGTCAAGTAAACTTGAGGCTGCCTTACATCAGGCTGTTTTGGATCAAGTCTGCATTGACATAGCAAATGAGATGAGGCAGAACTGCCTGCCACTTAAAGAAAGTAAAATCAATTTAGAATACCACCTGTTGAAAGACATGGCAGAGAAGGAGGACTTTAGTAGATTCTGGGAATACATTAAAGctccaaagtatttttttaaaaactacataaaaACTTGTGTTTATAATTATTGCATGGACAATAAGTTAATAAAGTCACTTTCTGAAAAGAGACTTGAAGAACTGAAGTCTGTAGTTTTAACTGCCATTTCTAAAGCAACAACAACTGCTCTGAAGTCACTGAAAAACATCAAGAACCCACAGAAAAGCAAATTGTCTAAATGGCTGGATGTGTTCTGTGAAGAACTTGAAAAATGCTTAAAATTGCCAAGAAACACCTTGACACATATGGAGGATGAGGAAATCAGTGACATGGACTTACTACAGGAGTCTCTAACAAAAGCACTAGCGACATCAGTGGAAAATATCAGTAAGAAGTTCGCTTCAGCTGCATTGGTTGACTTGAGGAATGCAAAACAACAGCCGGAGGACAGTCTCTTTGCGCTACTAAGTGGGTGCTGGGAGCAGTGTCCTTTCTGTGGTGCCATCTGCACAAACTCAATTGAAGGCCACAGTGGAGACCACAGTGTGCCTTTTCATCGACCTGAGGGAGTGAATGGTGGGCAGTGGTACAAAACAGAtcattttgtcattgatatttgCACAAGTTCTGTTGCAAGTGACTGTTCCATTGTGCTGAGTGACACACATCATGTTCCATATAAACAATACAGAAAAGCAGGGCCAAAGTATGAAAGATGGAGAATTGTACCTGATGATTCAGAACTCAAATACTGGAAATGGTTTGTCTGCCGTTTCCAAAAGGAACTGGAGGACAAGTACCAGAGAAAGTTTGAGGGCCGGGGTAAAATTCCTTATCAGtggaagcaaattaaaaaaacagaaatttttgttgaactttaa